A genomic region of Haliaeetus albicilla chromosome 8, bHalAlb1.1, whole genome shotgun sequence contains the following coding sequences:
- the IPP gene encoding actin-binding protein IPP: MACAAAAKGAGSSFSDRHARLLLAQINRLRVGQSFCDVRLEVGPEAFAVHRLVLAASSPYFAALFAGGMRESGRDVVRIAGVEAGTFHTLLDFIYTGVVSIGEHNVQELIVAADMLQLTEVVELCCEFLKGQIDPLNCIGLFQFSEQIACHDLMEFTESYIHAHFLEVQSGEEFLALTKEQLIKILRSEDLSIEDEYQVFIAAMQWILKDVGKRKKYVVEVLEPVRFPLLPAQRLLKYIESIRDFSLRVALQTLLKEYCEVCKSPKENKVSSFLQASKGRPRRKARKYLYAVGGYTRLQGGRWSDSRALSCVERFDTFSHYWTTVSSLHQARSGLGVAVVGGMVYAIGGEKDSMIFDCTECYDPVTKQWTTVASMNHPRCGLGVCTCYGAIYALGGWVGAEIGNTIERFDPEENSWDVVGSMAVPRYCFGCCEMQGLIYVVGGISNEGVELCSVEVYDPISKRWSELAPMGTRRAYLGVAALNDCIYAVGGWNESQDALATVERYSFEEEKWVEVASMKIPRAGVCVVAVNGFLYASGGRAPSHDFAAPVTSDSVEVYNPHMDSWTEIANMITSRCEGGVAVL, encoded by the exons ATGGCGTGCGCCGCGGCGGCGAAGGGCGCCGGGAGCTCCTTCTCCGACCGGCACGCCCGCCTCCTCCTGGCCCAGATCAACCGGCTGCGCGTCGGGCAGAGCTTCTGCGACGTGCGGCTGGAGGTGGGCCCGGAGGCGTTCGCCGTGCACCGCCTGGTGCTGGCGGCCAGCAGCCCCTACTTCGCGGCGCTCTTCGCGGGTGGCATGAGGGAGTCCGGCCGGGATGTGGTGCGGATCGCGGGCGTCGAGGCGGGCACCTTCCACACGCTCCTCGACTTCATCTACACAG GGGTGGTGAGCATCGGGGAGCACAACGTTCAGGAGCTGATCGTCGCCGCCGACATGCTGCAGCTCACCGAGGTGGTGGAGCTCTGCTGCGAGTTCCTGAAGGGGCAGATCGACCCGCTGAACTGCATCGGCCTTTTCCAGTTCTCCGAGCAGATCGCCTGTCACGACTTGATGGAGTTCACCGAGAGCTACATCCACGCGCACTTCCTGGAGGTGCAGAGCGGGGAGGAGTTCCTGGCGCTGACAAAAGAGCAGCTGATTAAGATCTTGCGAAGCGAGGACCTCAGCATCGAGGACGAGTACCAGGTTTTCATAGCGGCAATGCAATGGATTTTGAAGgatgtggggaaaagaaagaaatacgTCGTAGAAGTGCTGGAGCCTGTGCGATTCCCTCTGCTACCAGCACAAAGGCTATTGAAATACATAGAAA GTATTCGAGATTTCAGCCTTCGGGTGGCCCTGCAAACTCTGTTGAAAGAATATTGTGAAGTCTGTAAATCTCCCAAAGAGAACAAGGTCAGCAGTTTTCTGCAGGCTTCTAAAGGTCGTCCCCGGAGGAAAGCCAGGAAGTACCTTTATGCAGTAG GTGGGTACACCCGACTGCAAGGAGGACGCTGGAGTGACAGCAGAGCCCTCAGCTGCGTGGAGCGATTTGACACCTTCAGCCACTACTGGACCACAGTGTCCTCTCTCCACCAGGCTCGGAGTGGGCTGGGTGTGGCTGTGGTGGGAGGAATGGTCTATGCCATTGGAG GTGAGAAGGACTCAATGATTTTTGACTGTACTGAATGTTATGATCCTGTTACTAAGCAGTGGACCACTGTGGCTTCGATGAACCATCCCCGTTGTGGACTGGGAGTGTGCACGTGCTATGGCGCTATCTATGCTTTGG GAGGCTGGGTTGGAGCAGAGATTGGCAACACAATTGAAAGATTTGATCCTGAAGAAAATAGTTGGGATGTGGTGGGAAGCATGGCTGTGCCCCGTTACTGCTTTGGGTGTTGTGAAATGCAAG GTTTGATTTATGTTGTTGGTGGTATCAGCAATGAAGGAGTAGAGCTGTGTTCCGTTGAAGTCTACGACCCAATATCTAAACGTTGGTCTGAGCTCGCTCCAATGGGCACCCGAAGAGCGTATCTTGGTGTAGCTGCTCTCAATGATTGTATCTATGCTGTGGGAGGCTGGAATGAATCTCAGGATGCACTTGCTACTGTAGAAAGATACTCCTTTGAAGAG GAAAAGTGGGTTGAAGTTGCATCAATGAAGATACCAAGAGCTGGTGTCTGTGTTGTGGCTGTGAATGGATTTCTTTATGCCTCGGGAGGCCGAGCTCCCAGTCATGATTTTGCTGCTCCAGTAACCTCTGACTCTGTTGAAGTTTATAACCCTCATATGGACAGTTGGACTGAAATTGCCAACATGATCACCAGCCGCTGCGAAGGAGGTGTGGCTGTGCTGTAA
- the TMEM69 gene encoding transmembrane protein 69 — protein MFPHIQRCCFHTPFKLQKLTVPRLLLYGKNKTTWSSLSLQLQRNVCPLSRSPSLNPASVYATKLQAFHTSSPFFKKKTPKESETKELGILQRSMKSLKDSPKPALYLSLAGLIPFVSVPLLMAIQGTYYPELAFAQITYGAVTVSFLGGKRWGFALPENSPAKPDWLNLANSTVPPLLAWQALLFKDTTPGAIMLVMALGIALHYDLSLLPTYPGWFKVLRVVGTVVMVLSLLATAALKTISEEQQSNRRNKWQNTKQ, from the exons ATGTTTCCTCACATACAACGATGCTGCTTCCACACACCTTTCAAA CTCCAGAAGTTAACCGTACCCAGACTACTACTATATGGAAAGAATAAGACAACTTGGTCTTCTCTCAGcctccagctgcagagaaaTGTGTGTCCTCTCTCAAGATCTCCAAGCCTCAACCCAGCATCAGTATATGCGACTAAGCTCCAGGCTTTTCATACCTCTTCCCCCttcttcaagaagaaaacccccaaagaaTCTGAGACCAAAGAATTGGGCATCTTGCAACGAAGTATGAAATCACTGAAGGATTCTCCCAAGCCAGCCCTCTACTTGAGCCTTGCAGGGCTAATTCCATTTGTTTCTGTTCCGCTGTTAATGGCCATCCAAGGGACCTACTACCCAGAGCTGGCGTTTGCTCAGATTACGTATGGTGCCGTAACAGTCTCTTTCCTAGGAGGGAAGAGGTGGGGGTTTGCTCTCCCAGAAAACAGCCCAGCCAAGCCAGACTGGCTGAACCTGGCTAACAGTACAGTTCCTCCTCTACTTGCCTGGCAAGCCTTACTTTTTAAAGATACCACACCTGGTGCAATAATGCTAGTAATGGCCTTGGGCATAGCACTACATTATgacctttcccttcttcctacTTATCCTGGGTGGTTTAAAGTACTGAGGGTAGTGGGAACAGTGGTGATGGTATTATCACTGTTAGCTACTGCAGCATTGAAGACTATTTCAGAGGAGCAGCaaagtaacagaagaaataaatggcAGAACACAAAACAATAA